Sequence from the Deltaproteobacteria bacterium genome:
CTTGAAGACTTGTTGCCAGCGCTTCGGGTTGGCGATGTCGTAGGTCACGATGTAGAGACGCTCGTTGGCCATGATGGTTCACCGCGGAAGGTAGTGGGGATACGTGCGGATTTCGCCCTGGAAATGCCGGGCCAGCAGCCGTGCCTGCACATCGATCAACCGTCTCATGGAGACGCGGTAACCGAACACGGGATGGGTGGTTTCCTGCTCCATGCGGCGCTCGAACGCTGCCATGAAAGCCTTGCGGCCTCCCGGCCGGAGGGCGCAACTCGGCCCGTTGAAGACGAAGTCGCCCGGTCTGACTTCGCCGTTGTTGATGACCTGGATCACGCATGAGTCGGCGACGATGGGCCGAAATGGTTCCATGACGTCGAGGGCGAGAGCCGGGCGGCCGTGGCGCGGCCGGTGGTAAAGCCCCATGTAAGGGTCGAGCCCCGTCGCCGAGATCGCGGTGACGAAAGTCCGTGTCAGTAGCGCATAGGCCAGCGACAGCATGGCGTTGACTGGATCTGTAGGCGGACGCCGGTTGCGGGTCGAAAAGGAAAACGCTGCCACGCCTTCGTCCGCATTGGGCGCGAGCATATTCTCGAAATGCGCGAAGTACGTTGCCGCGGCTTCACCCTCCATTCCCAACAACTGTTGAGGGCTTTCCGCAAAGGGCACGCGTTGTATCATCCGTCTCATTCGCTCCAGCGTTTCCGACTTGTCGCCGGCCTCCCGGTCGTCGCGCCAGTTGCGCCGCAACAGGGTCCGCGAGTTGCGCACCTTGGCTACGACCAGATCACGCGAGAAGGCGAGACTGCGGCCTTCATCGAAGGCGAACCGGTATTGGGCCTCGCGCACGGCCACATTGCCGTTGCCGCTTCCCACCGTGTGGCCGAGAAACCACCCTCCGGTGGTGAACCAGGAGACGGAAACCTCTGCGCGCATCAGCGCGTGCAGTGCCGGCGTGGTGACCGAGACGGGACCGAACAGCGCCACCTGGGACACATTGATCATCGGCACTTCCACTTTCTCTTCCTCCACCTCGACGATCAATTGTTCGCCGCTCTTGCGCACCCTCGCCCCCGGCGTCTGCACGTACAGCGGCAGCGCCGGGTTGTCCGAAGGGTTGAGCGGACGCGGAGGATGACCGTTGCGGAAGAGATTGGTCTCGTCCGGCAAGCAGATCCCGGCAAGGGAGCAACGCGGGCACTTGGGGCTGTTCTGCAAGGGAGGGGGCCTGCGTCCAGACGCGGCCGCCGCGCGCAGGCCCGAAATGGCGTCCAGGGTGCGCGCCCGAAGCTCCGGGTCCAGCGTCACCCCGACGCGCTCCCGCGAGCCAGCGTACCACAGTGCCCCCTTCTCCACGCGGTAGCCGTTGTCCTCCAGGATCAGTGCCTGGGCGCATACCTGCACGCGCTCCGGCTCATAGGCCCCCGCGGCCACGTGTGGCCGCTTGCCCTTCTTGAAGTCCACCGGCGTCACCGACTCCTCGTCCGCCTCCACGACATCCATCTTGGCGATGATGCCCAAGCGCTCCGAGGACATGGTGACCGACTTGGCCCGGGCCAGGTCCTCGTCAAGATCTTCCGGCGCGGGCAACTGTCCGCCGCCCTCATCCACCCGCGCGTGCGCGCGCCGTCCCTCGGCCGTATCCACGCTGTCCGCCCATTCGCCCTCGACCCATTCGAGGTAGGCGAGACGCGGGCAATAGACCCACTCATTGATCATCCGGACCGGGACGAGGGGCGCGTCGCCAGTGACGGGAGGGGGCGGAAGGCCGAGGGTGAGTTGTTGTTCGGGGGGCATGGCTGCCACTTCAGTCCATGGCGGTAAAGAGTCCGAGCCCGAAATGGCTGCCGAATCCCAAGGCAAGCGGACCGGAAACCGGTCCAGGGAAGGTGATTCGCAGCAGCGCACCCGCGGCATCGGGCTGTTTCTCGCCACCACGTGAACGGAATCTGTGGAAGTGGTTGGCGCGGCGCTGGCTACCACCAACCGGGATGCTATTGAGTACCTCGATCTCGATTGCCTCGACGTCCCGTCCACGACGCTTGAGCAGTCGTAGCGCTTCGCCTGAATAACCCGTTCGCTTCAGGTGCCCGGCGGCAAGAAACGGCGTCACACTCCGCCACTGCCTTGAGGTGCCGAAGATCCGCGCGCCGTGCGCGAAATCGGTGGGATTTCCGAATCCCTCCAGGGCAAGCCGCCATTCCTTGACCGCGGCTGGTCCGGTCTCGTCGCTGTCCGGGCTTTGCCTCGGCGGCAGCCAGAGGCGCGTGATTTGATCGAGCTTGACGTGAATATCATCGTCGATGCCGCTCGCAATGTATACCGAGATATGGTCGATCCACCCGTCCAGGTCGGCGTCCTCTGGTAACCAGAACGCGTGGGCATGGGACGGTTCCGCAAGAGGTCTCCCATCCGGGTTTCTCCCGGAGATCGGCCATGGTGCGCGGGGAACGGAGCGCCTCGTCGCCTCTTTCCAGTCCCAGCCGAATTGCGCGAGCGCGGCGCGGCGCATCAACTCTCCGATCCGTACAGCGTCTTCCACGCGAGGCAGGGGGCGACCCGCCATGAGAAAGCGCGCGACAGTAGGCAGGTCCTTCCGTGCGGCACGCCGGGGGCGAGTACGGATACTGGGAATCACCCCGGGTGCCGCCTCTGCGGATCGAACATAGATAACCTCACGGGCCGCTGGGGGGCGGCTCCAACGCCGATCCTGGTAGTCCGCGGTGTCAAGTGTCAGAGCGTCCACCAATCGTTGGGGCAGAGTATCCGCGCCGCTCCGCTTGCTGCGAAACGCCGCCTCGGCCGTCCTGCCGCGGGCTCTTGAAGACTGTCTCTGCCCGACCGGTGCGCGGGGCGAGTCGGTGAGAAGTCGCTCTCGTTCTGCGGCATACTCCTGTGGTGAGCACGATGCGAGAACACGAACCGGCATTCCGTCGCCTTCTCTGGAACCGGTGGCTCGACAGTTCGGTTCACCGTCCCATGCGTCCGTAGCCCGGCATTCTGTCCAACTCTCGGCGCGACCGAGATAGGCGAGTGACGCGGCTACGTCGGATGCGAAGCCGAACAGATGAGGAGAAAGCGTCACGTCCGGCCATGCCGCAACGATCTCGGCATCCTTTGGCAGATGAATGAACGCGTCGAATACGAGCGCGGTCTTCTCCTTACCCTTCTCAAGTTTGCCTTGTGGCATGTAGTGGCGCGTATGAGTGTGAATTGTTCCCGGCGGCAGTCGGTATACGGGCAGTGTCTCGGCAAGTGAATCGATCAGGTCAGCAAGATCGGTCTCGGACCAACGCTCAGCGTCTCCCTTCCGCCGCCAACCGGCAATCAGCGCGCGCAGCAGTCGCCAAGGTTCGGGGGGCCAGGCCACGTCCGCCTCGTTGACGTTGCGTCCCCACGGGGTGGCATGATAGCGCCCGGCAGGGAAATTGAATATCAGAGCGAACACGCGGCTACTTCCTGTAAGTGACGGTCAGAACCCGGCTGTCTCCGAAGAGCCCTTGCGCTCCAACCGCTTCGATAAGGCCGGGAAGCTCCGCTTCGAGGTCATCGAGAGTCGGTAGCTCAAAATGATCGGGGCGCGTCACGGTTATCTCGACGACATCCAAATCGCAGGCGGTACGTAGACGCAGGCCCTCGCGGAGCAGTCGCTGGATCTTGAACAGGGCCATCGCCACGAGCATTCGCGCAACCTCATCCCCAAGGCCAAAGGCTCGAATCTGGCGAAGATCCAGGCTGAAGTACGCTGTGATTCGTTCTGCCACCCACTCGTCGCGCGCGAAGGGAACGTTGCCGAAGCCCTTCGCTGTATCGCCGCTCGGATTGACGCTGTCGTTCTTGACCCCCCCACTCGCCGCCACGGCCGCGTTCGTGGCTTCGATGAAGGCCGAGAGCGATCTCGGAAGTCGCAATCGCCCGCCCGCGAGGGTCCCCTTGGCCAGGAAAATCCCGTGAAGGAGGGCGTTGGTGTCGAACTCCAGCAGCACTCTTGCAAGCTCCCGCAGGTCTACACGGCCTACTTCCATTGAGGCGAGGCGCTGCTTCAACAGGTCGAGTACGGATGTGTCCTTACCCTCCAGGATATACGGCGAGTTGAGGCGATGCGCCTCCAGCAGCGAGTTCGTGAGTGGTCTACCCTGCTCGTCCGTTACCTTGACAACAGGAAGTCCCGCAAGCGGCGAAACCCAGTCGTCCACACGCTCATCCCAGCAAACCGCCTCCAGGCGGTTCGCCATCGACTGCGCACTCTCGACGAGCACGATCCGTCCTTGACCATCTGGTGACGCGTACTCGGCGTGACCGAGATTGGGGAACCCGGTCGGCTGAAATCGGCTACCCTGAACGGGCTTCAGCGCCGCCTCGACGAGAAGCCGCGGCGCTCCATCAAGCGGGGTCAGATCAAGCGACATCGTTGGTGTCCTCCATAGGGGTTTCATCGCGTAAGGCCGAGGAATAGGCTCGTGAGAGCAACGCAGACAAGTCTCGATCATCTATTGGGATCAGCAGTGAGGCCGCCAAGCGATCGGCGCGAGTACCGGCGCCGATCGCTGCCCCACGGTGTGCGGTCGCCCGATCGAATGGCGACATAAGGCCCGAACTCCGAGCACGGTTAAGCGCGGTGCGGACCGCTTCGTCGATCATACTCCCATCCATGCTGCGACCGGCGGCACGGAGCCTTGTCAACAGCCCTGGCGGCACCGGCACACGAGCCGCGCCGTCAAGAGCACCGACGCGACGCAACGCAGCATTGGTCGAGAAAATCGGTTTCAGTGCGGCATACGCAAAGGGCGGCAACCGAGGCGGTGCCGTTGCGGATGATGTCCTGCGCGGCAATCTTGCCGGCGCGGCCCAGACCAAGCCACGAAGCAGGGCAGCACAGCGGTCGTCTTCAAAGTCGCCATCAATGAATATTGCTATGTCCTCGGCATGTGCCCAAGCGGCTCCGGCGAATGGCTTGTCTTGGAATCCGCGCATTGTCGCCTCAACCATTCTCCGCTCCATCGCCGCAAGCAGGTTCGATACAAGACCTCCCGCGGTCCAGACGACGGTCGATGGGGCGTCCTCGGCCACCCATGCGCGGCGCCTAGAGAGACGCATGCCCTGGAAGAATCTTGCTTCGTCTACCGGCGCGAAGTGGGCAGCCATCGGCAATTCAATCCCCATGTAATCCGGTGAGTTCGAAGCCGTAGTAGAATCGTCGTATGCGTCCGTTGTTGGAACCAGTGCCGGTGTGTCTGTCGACCCCCCGGCAGGTGCGACCCGCGCGACCGGCATCGGCGCCGGCAGCCCGAGCCCGGCGACTGCGGCCGCGACCCGAAATTCGGGGGTGCCGTCATCAGCCCGCTGTATCCAGTACGACGAAAGCCGGGGCGGTGGCGCGTTGACGCCCTCCCGTCCCCTCGGGCTGATCGCCAGCCATTCGACGCATCTCCCGAGCGCCACGAGAGCCGTCTGCACCCGATCCGGTGAAGGCGCAGGTGTGGTGAGCCCGAACATCGCGTCTTCAAGCTGCTTGATGGCACGTCTGGCGGCGGCCGGCTCTTCCTGTTTGCGTCCGATCCGTCGTACGCGCTCAAGCCATCCGCCTGTGTCCAAATCTGCAATGAGCATGGCGCCTGACGATGACGCGGATGACCGGCGCCCGAGCGGTGTGGCGAGATAGGCCTTGCCGAAACGCTGGAGGAAACCGAAACGTTCGAATTCCGAGAAGCCCCGGCTGACTCCCAAGCTGGCGGCCGCTCTCGCGAAGTCGACGCCGTCACGCGCCGTTCGTCCGTTCAGAACCGCACGTCCCTCCGTGAGTAACCTGTCGATCTCGCAGAAACGCGCGGGCCGGCCCCACAACGGCGCCCAGAACTCTGCGCGCGCATCAGCCTCATCGGCCGCATCGACACCCCCCCAACCCGCTCCGACTGCCCGTACCGTGAATGGAAAGCTTGCGCCCGAAGCCGTGCTGCCTTGGTGACGGCGACTCGCAGCTCCTGCGAACGCACTAGCGCCCTCCAGCATCATGACGAAATCCCAAGGGTTCACCTCGCCGCCGGCCTCGTAGCCTGTGCTCGCATTCGGTCCCCCCGCCGTTCCCGGCGCGAATTGTCCGGGGCTCCCGCCGCTCAGGCCAAACGACGCCGCTGCGAACAGCGCATTCGGGAAGAGCGATCGCGCGGTTTCGGATGGCGAGCCGCTTACGGGATCGAACAGTGCGGCCGAGCCAAGCGCAACGAGCCGACGCATGAAGTTGTTGGTGAAATCAAGCCTCCCATCGTTGCCGCCTGTTCCCAGCAACTGAGGGTATGCAAGACTTCGACCGGACAATGCGAGTGTCGCGTCAAGCCAGTGAAGAGCCCTGTCGGGAAGCTCCGCCCGGAGCACGGCTACGAGAGTCATCTTGGCGTCGCCGGTCGGCTTCTCCTTGAGTCCCTGTTGTTCGATGGTTTTGGCTGCGGACCGAATCGCCTCGGAGATTGCGCTGAACCGCTTCGCTACCGTCTCGCCGATCAGCGGACCGAATCCGTCCCGGTTGTCTTTCGGATAGAAACCGCTTCCGCTATTCCAGGGCGCAATGATCGGGCTCGGTGCATATTCCTCCAAAAAGAATCGTTGCAACGCCTCGCGAGAGAGCACCGTCCGCAGGTGGAAGCACTCGTTCTCCCACCAGCCTCGTGCGTGAGGGTCGGCGGC
This genomic interval carries:
- the cas1 gene encoding CRISPR-associated endonuclease Cas1 — its product is MPPEQQLTLGLPPPPVTGDAPLVPVRMINEWVYCPRLAYLEWVEGEWADSVDTAEGRRAHARVDEGGGQLPAPEDLDEDLARAKSVTMSSERLGIIAKMDVVEADEESVTPVDFKKGKRPHVAAGAYEPERVQVCAQALILEDNGYRVEKGALWYAGSRERVGVTLDPELRARTLDAISGLRAAAASGRRPPPLQNSPKCPRCSLAGICLPDETNLFRNGHPPRPLNPSDNPALPLYVQTPGARVRKSGEQLIVEVEEEKVEVPMINVSQVALFGPVSVTTPALHALMRAEVSVSWFTTGGWFLGHTVGSGNGNVAVREAQYRFAFDEGRSLAFSRDLVVAKVRNSRTLLRRNWRDDREAGDKSETLERMRRMIQRVPFAESPQQLLGMEGEAAATYFAHFENMLAPNADEGVAAFSFSTRNRRPPTDPVNAMLSLAYALLTRTFVTAISATGLDPYMGLYHRPRHGRPALALDVMEPFRPIVADSCVIQVINNGEVRPGDFVFNGPSCALRPGGRKAFMAAFERRMEQETTHPVFGYRVSMRRLIDVQARLLARHFQGEIRTYPHYLPR
- the csb2 gene encoding type I-U CRISPR-associated protein Csb2, which encodes MFALIFNFPAGRYHATPWGRNVNEADVAWPPEPWRLLRALIAGWRRKGDAERWSETDLADLIDSLAETLPVYRLPPGTIHTHTRHYMPQGKLEKGKEKTALVFDAFIHLPKDAEIVAAWPDVTLSPHLFGFASDVAASLAYLGRAESWTECRATDAWDGEPNCRATGSREGDGMPVRVLASCSPQEYAAERERLLTDSPRAPVGQRQSSRARGRTAEAAFRSKRSGADTLPQRLVDALTLDTADYQDRRWSRPPAAREVIYVRSAEAAPGVIPSIRTRPRRAARKDLPTVARFLMAGRPLPRVEDAVRIGELMRRAALAQFGWDWKEATRRSVPRAPWPISGRNPDGRPLAEPSHAHAFWLPEDADLDGWIDHISVYIASGIDDDIHVKLDQITRLWLPPRQSPDSDETGPAAVKEWRLALEGFGNPTDFAHGARIFGTSRQWRSVTPFLAAGHLKRTGYSGEALRLLKRRGRDVEAIEIEVLNSIPVGGSQRRANHFHRFRSRGGEKQPDAAGALLRITFPGPVSGPLALGFGSHFGLGLFTAMD
- the cas7u gene encoding type I-U CRISPR-associated RAMP protein Csb1/Cas7u, which encodes MSLDLTPLDGAPRLLVEAALKPVQGSRFQPTGFPNLGHAEYASPDGQGRIVLVESAQSMANRLEAVCWDERVDDWVSPLAGLPVVKVTDEQGRPLTNSLLEAHRLNSPYILEGKDTSVLDLLKQRLASMEVGRVDLRELARVLLEFDTNALLHGIFLAKGTLAGGRLRLPRSLSAFIEATNAAVAASGGVKNDSVNPSGDTAKGFGNVPFARDEWVAERITAYFSLDLRQIRAFGLGDEVARMLVAMALFKIQRLLREGLRLRTACDLDVVEITVTRPDHFELPTLDDLEAELPGLIEAVGAQGLFGDSRVLTVTYRK
- the csx17 gene encoding type I-U CRISPR-associated protein Csx17, with the protein product MDRPESFDHRLDGCTSTPLASYLKALGILRLISSPDNNVTDRAADPHARGWWENECFHLRTVLSREALQRFFLEEYAPSPIIAPWNSGSGFYPKDNRDGFGPLIGETVAKRFSAISEAIRSAAKTIEQQGLKEKPTGDAKMTLVAVLRAELPDRALHWLDATLALSGRSLAYPQLLGTGGNDGRLDFTNNFMRRLVALGSAALFDPVSGSPSETARSLFPNALFAAASFGLSGGSPGQFAPGTAGGPNASTGYEAGGEVNPWDFVMMLEGASAFAGAASRRHQGSTASGASFPFTVRAVGAGWGGVDAADEADARAEFWAPLWGRPARFCEIDRLLTEGRAVLNGRTARDGVDFARAAASLGVSRGFSEFERFGFLQRFGKAYLATPLGRRSSASSSGAMLIADLDTGGWLERVRRIGRKQEEPAAARRAIKQLEDAMFGLTTPAPSPDRVQTALVALGRCVEWLAISPRGREGVNAPPPRLSSYWIQRADDGTPEFRVAAAVAGLGLPAPMPVARVAPAGGSTDTPALVPTTDAYDDSTTASNSPDYMGIELPMAAHFAPVDEARFFQGMRLSRRRAWVAEDAPSTVVWTAGGLVSNLLAAMERRMVEATMRGFQDKPFAGAAWAHAEDIAIFIDGDFEDDRCAALLRGLVWAAPARLPRRTSSATAPPRLPPFAYAALKPIFSTNAALRRVGALDGAARVPVPPGLLTRLRAAGRSMDGSMIDEAVRTALNRARSSGLMSPFDRATAHRGAAIGAGTRADRLAASLLIPIDDRDLSALLSRAYSSALRDETPMEDTNDVA